A section of the Candidatus Poribacteria bacterium genome encodes:
- a CDS encoding CBS domain-containing protein has translation MLYDLAIDEELEQMDEDAALRAWSAPEIQVSLKDLMRPIIQIDIDANTNEAIDLLLANNIGAAPVVENGYLRGIFSERDVLNQILNKQVGDLDDINVTEFMIADPQTAQPEDTLNTAILYMARGGYRHVPIVDTENRPIGMVSIRDAISYLVEEFLQEVLTLPPKPVRDAFKAREGA, from the coding sequence ATGCTATATGACCTGGCAATTGATGAAGAATTAGAGCAGATGGACGAAGATGCTGCCTTGAGAGCATGGAGCGCGCCAGAGATTCAGGTTTCGCTAAAGGATTTGATGCGTCCCATCATTCAGATTGACATTGACGCCAACACAAACGAAGCCATAGACCTGTTGTTAGCAAACAACATCGGCGCCGCACCTGTTGTTGAGAACGGTTATCTCCGCGGAATATTTAGTGAGCGAGATGTGCTAAACCAAATTCTCAATAAACAGGTCGGCGACTTGGACGACATTAACGTTACAGAATTCATGATCGCAGACCCGCAGACAGCACAGCCGGAAGATACATTGAACACTGCCATCCTCTACATGGCACGGGGCGGTTACCGACACGTCCCGATTGTTGATACGGAAAATCGCCCGATTGGGATGGTATCCATTCGGGACGCGATCTCCTATCTTGTCGAGGAATTTCTCCAAGAAGTCTTAACGCTACCGCCGAAACCGGTTCGAGACGCTTTTAAAGCCCGAGAGGGTGCCTAA